From a region of the Syngnathus typhle isolate RoL2023-S1 ecotype Sweden linkage group LG12, RoL_Styp_1.0, whole genome shotgun sequence genome:
- the LOC133163199 gene encoding dynein axonemal intermediate chain 2-like — protein MTSQHLQSGQITSSNLIISNLSTTPFNRSPSCKIYIPPYQAFLSGMEIVHEYAKVRSDFGRQCLFSDRHVEMLVDIPPNPKLASQFVLKTTRDLGVQGCYEMSEHEVNTDRFEYENQGINHVEGGWPKDINSLEMEQTIRFKKKVEKDEIYMNSVLVLGELIAQCVGQNNAVDIYQEYFKNEQLLDELQEVPSIEIVNKYRDRSKVKRSITCFSWQPGGGSKLAAAYSCLDSRKFTADMSADSYIWDIESPNYPQAILQATSQLVCLTYNPRDLNTLVSGCRNGQIMLWDARAGHQATGVSPLEESHTDPVYKAMWLESDEAFSASTDGQILWWDVRHLSKPIERLILDIKRKDDLDNALGAISLDYSATSPNTFIVGTEQGSVLSCKRAAEIPTERIICTYDGHHGPVYALQKNPFFPQNFLTVGDWGARIWSDEIKETAIMWTKHQNANLTDACWSPVRPSVFVTVNMDGWLDIWDILFKQNDPTISFKVREEPLCTVQVHEAGSKVACGSQLGVISLMKISSGLCIEQNNEQDLLSEILEREAKREKVLKAQRGGDESETDDQTLKELVLKPEYDFYNLLDSEQRRKQWETRQRHYK, from the exons GCGTTCCTGAGCGGGATGGAGATCGTCCATGAATATGCGAAGGTCCGCAGTGACTTCGGCCGTCAGTGTCTCTTTTCAGACCGTCATGTGGAGATGCTAGTCGATATTCCTCCCAACCCAAAGCTGGCATCGCAGTTTGTCCTGAAGACGACAAGAGACCTAGGAGTGCAAGGCTGCTATGAAATGTCTGAGCATGAG GTAAACACAGATAGATTTGAGTATGAAAACCAGGGGATAAATCACGTGGAAGGAGGCTGGCCCAAAGATATCAACTCACTTGAGATGGAACAAACTATTCGTTTCAAAAAGAAGGTGGAGAAAGATGAAATTTACATGAATAGCGTCCTGGTGCTCGGCGAG CTTATAGCACAATGTGTTGGACAGAACAACGCTGTGGACATCTACCAAGAGTACTTTAAGAATGAGCAATTATTGGACGAGCTTCAGGAAGTCCCTTCTATCGAGATTGTCAATAAATACAG AGATCGCAGTAAGGTTAAACGAAGCATCACCTGTTTTTCTTGGCAACCTGGAGGAGGCTCAAAGCTGGCGGCTGCTTACTCCTGCCTCGACTCGCGGAAATTTACAGCAGATATGAGTGCAGACTCGTACATCTGGGACATCG AGAGTCCCAACTACCCTCAGGCTATTCTCCAAGCGACGTCTCAACTCGTATGTCTGACTTACAACCCTCGAGACTTGAACACGCTTGTCAGCGGGTGCCGCAATGGACAGATTA TGTTATGGGATGCCCGTGCTGGACATCAAGCTACGGGGGTTTCCCCTTTGGAGGAGAGTCACACAGATCCTGTTTACAAGGCGATGTGGTTGGAATCCGATGAAGCCTTCTCTGCATCCACAGATGGACAG ATTCTGTGGTGGGATGTTCGCCACCTGAGCAAGCCCATAGAACGGCTGATTCTAGACATCAAAAGGAAGGACGACCTCGATAACGCTTTAGGAGCCATTTCTCTGGACTACAGCGCTACCTCG CCAAACACGTTCATAGTGGGGACAGAACAAGGGTCAGTTTTGTCCTGTAAAAGAGCCGCTGAGATTCCGACCGAGAGGATTATATGTACGTACGATGGCCACCATGGACCTGTCTATGCCCTCCAGAAGAACCCTTTCTTTCCCCAGAACTTCCTAACTGTGGGAGACTGGGGGGCCCGAATTTGGTCCGATGAAATCAAGGAGACGGCAATCATGTGGACAAA GCACCAGAATGCAAATCTAACAGATGCCTGCTGGAGTCCTGTCAGACCCTCGGTCTTCGTCACCGTGAATATGGACGGATGGCTGGACATCTGGGACATCTTGTTTAAGCAGAACGACCCCACTATTAGTTTCAAG GTGCGGGAAGAACCTCTGTGTACCGTCCAGGTGCATGAGGCTGGGTCCAAGGTGGCCTGTGGTTCTCAGCTGGGTGTCATCTCGCTCATGAAAATCTCCTCAGGACTGTGCATCGAACAGAACAATGAGCAGGACCTCCTGAGCGAA ATATTAGAACGTGAGGCGAAACGCGAAAAGGTCCTCAAGGCTCAGAGAGGAGGGGacgagagcgagacagacgatcAAACTCTCAAGGAGCTGGTCCTGAAACCCGAGTATGACTTCTACAATTTGTTGGACTCGGAGCAGAGGAGGAAGCAATGGGAAACCAGACAGCGG CATTACAAATAG